In Cyanobacterium stanieri LEGE 03274, the DNA window TGGTGGTGGTGTGGTATATATGATTTTGGGTTGGGCAACGATCGCCCTTTTCGCTTACCGTAAACTAGGACTATGGCATTGGTTAGGGTTTATGATTCCCGCCCTAGGAATTTCCTTAATAAGCGAATTACTAGGCACTAGCACAGGATTTCCTTTCGGAGATTATCACTACTTGTCTGGTTTAGGATACAAAATTTCGGGATTAGTTCCCTTTACCATTCCTTTATCTTGGTTTTATCTTGGTTTTTGTGGTTATATCATCACAAGGGTGGGTTTAGAAAAACTCTCCTTACCTAATTTTGTGAAAGATTTAGGGGCGATCGTCTTTGGTTCATTATTACTAACCTCTTGGGATTTTGTCCTCGATCCAGCCATGAGCCAAACTTCTATGCCCTTTTGGTTATGGGATCAACCCGGAGCCTTTTTTGGAATGCCCTACCAAAACTTTGTCGGTTGGTTCGGCACAGGGGTAGTATTTATGAGTGTTGCCACCATCATTTGGCGTTTTAAACCCCTAGACTTCAACAACATTCCCCTAACCATTCCCGTGGGCGTATATATAGGCAATTTCACCTTTGCCATGGTAATGAGTATTGGTGCAAACTTCTACATTCCCGTATTGTTAGGAATTGTAACAGGGATTTTACCCCTAGTAATTTTCGTCAACCTTGCCCACAAATCAGAATCAGGTAATTCCATCGCTTTACCATTTTTATCTCAATAAAATGTAAGGTCAATCGTTAATTTCAAAACATCTCCCTCTTTTGGGGGATTTTTTACGTTTTTTACGACTTTTTTTCACAAGAAAAGAATTATTGGCATTGCTGATTTTAGATATGATTTCTCGTTAAGGCAGGGAACAGGGAATGGGCAACGGTAGCAATGTATTCACGTCTCGATTTCTAATGTTATTCAACTATATTTCATACAATGATTAAGCAATGCCAGATTATTGAAAATAATTAAATCCGTTTGAAACACCCTAGATAATCAATAAAATTATTAATTGTCCATTGTTTTAAACCTTTTCTTATTCCTCTAAGTCTAAAGCCATGAGGCATTGCAATCAATCCTCAAATCAGTGTGTTACATTGATGTTAAGTTTTATGAACTTTATCCCCTCAAACAATGAAATCAGATCTAAATAATTCCCATCAAGGCTTTAGCATAAGCGGTGTAGCCATTCGCCGTCACATTGGTACGATTATGTTGACATTGGCATTAATGGTTATCGGCGTATTTTTTATTAATAATATTGCTGTGGACTTGTTACCTTCTATCACTTATCCCCGCATTGGAGTTAGGGTAAGCACCAACGGTATTGCCCCAGAAGTGGCGGTAGAAGAAATTACTCGTCCCTTGGAAGAAGCCTTATCTGCCACGGAAGGATTAGAACAAATTTATTCCCGCACTAGGGAAGATAGTGTAAGTCTTGATTTGTTTTTTCGGGTAGGGGGAAACATTGATCAAGCCCTCAATGATGCTACGGCTTCTTTTAACCGTGCAAGGGGAAGATTACCTGATAATTTAGATAATACTAGGCTATTTAAGTTTGATCCGTCTCAATTACCCGTTTATGAGTTTGCCATGACATCGAAAAATTTGGATGTTTTGGACTTGAGAATTTTGGCGGAAGATGAAATCGCCCGAGAATTAACCATTGTGCCGGGAGTGGCATCGGTGGATGTGTCTGGGGGTGTTAATGAGGAGGTAAGAATCGACATTGATTTAAATCGTCTTCAGGCTTTAGGAGTAAATTTGAACACGGTTTTAAGTGAGTTGGATTCTGCCAACCAAGATATTACGGGGGGAAGATTGTTGGGGGAAAATAATGAGCCTTTAACTAGGGTTGCGGGAAAGTTTTCCTCAGCGGACATTTTAGATGATCTTTCTTTTAGTAGTGGAGAAAATGGGCGACGGGTTTATTTACGGGAGTTTGCTCAAGTGGTGGATGGTAGCGAGGAACAACGAGTTTTTGTTACCCTTAATGGTGTTCCTGCGGTGAAAGTGAGTGTACAAAAACAGCCTGATGCTAATACTATTGAGGTGATTGAAAATGTTAAACAACGCCTTGAGGATTTGCAAAGGGGAACGGTTTTACCTGATGGTATTGAGTTTTTGCCTACCCTCGATGAGTCGATTTTTATTGAAAATGCCATTGATAATGTGATTATGGCAGGTTTGACGGGTTCAGGGTTAGCGGCGATCGCCGTTTTACTCTTTTTAGGCTCTCTGCGTCAAACTTTTATTATCGTAGTCTCCATTCCCCTAGCTACCCTAGCAGCCATCATCATGATGCGTCTATCAGGCTTTTCCCTTAATGTCTTCAGCCTTGGAGGTTTAGCCCTGGGGGTGGGTATCGTCGTAGATAACTCCATTGTCATGCTCGAAACCCTTGTGGGAGGTACAGAGGAAATAACCAAAGTACCTGCCAATAAACGAATTAAAAAATCAAGTTTTTGGCGTAATCAAATTATAGATAAATCTATTCAAAGTGCTTCTAGTGTAGAATCTGCCCTCATCGCCTCCACTAGCACCAACTTAGTGGCGGTATTACCGTTTCTTTTAATAGGCGGATTACTGTCTTTATTATTCAGTGAGTTAGTATTAACCATCAGCTTTGCGATCGCAGCTTCCATCGTAGTCGCCCTAACCATCGTACCCATGCTCACCTCCCGACTCCTTGCAGTGCCATGGAGTAGCAACATTCGTAAATTTTTTATCATCTATTGGTTTAACAAAACCTTTGACAAAATCAATCAACGTTACCAATCAACCCTTGGCTTTCTTGTCAATATCCGTTGGATATTCGTTATAGTTATATTCCTAAGTTTAGGGGGAATTAGCTTCAACCTTGCCCAACAACTACCCCAAGAAATTTTACCTTCCATCAACACAGGGCAAGTTAACGTTAGAGTCGGTTTCCCCACCGAAACCACCCTAGCCACCAACCGCAGGGTTATGGGTTTAGTAGATGAAATCATCCAAGCCCAACCAGAAACAGAATATGTTTTCACCACTGCAGGGGGAGGCTTATTTGCAGGAAATACCAGCGAAAATGTTTTAAGGGGTTCTAGTGATATTACCCTCAAACCTGGTACTGATGTAGAAGAATTTGCAGGGAGAATTAACCGTGAATTTGCCCAGATGAATCTAGTTGACATTCGTATTCGAGCTTTCCCAGGTAGGGTAAGGGGTTTAAACCTGAATAATTCCCCCGTCAGAGCCGATGTGGATGTGGTTTTACAAGGAAATGATCAAAATATTCTCGAAACCGCTGGGGCAAGAATCGTGGAAGTGTTGGATCAAGAAGCTAATTTATCTGACTTTACCCCCGACAGTGACCCCCGTCAACCTGAAGTAATTATTCGCCCCAATTTAGCAAGATTGGCAGACTTCGATTTAACTATCCAAGACTTTACCGACTCCTTACGCACTTCCGTTAGTGGTGTGATACCCACGCAACTACAGAGAGGAACTAGGTTAGTGGATATAAATGTACAATTAGATTCAGATCAAGTCAATAGTGCCGATGATTTGCAAGACATTCCCATCTTTACGGGTGATAATCGTCTGATTCGTTTAGGAGAGGTAGCCACCATCGAAACAGGCTCGGCCCCCAGTGAAATTAGACGTATTAACCAAAGACAGGTATATATTATCACGGGTGATTTGGCCGAAGGTGCTAATTTAGGACCGGCCTTAGATGAAATTGATACCATTGTCGATAATATTGATTTACCCCAAGGAATTAGAATTTTACCTAGTTATGCCAGACAAAGTAATGATGAGCTACAGTCTTCTTTACCAATTTTAGCTGGTTTGGCTGGTTTCCTCGTCTTTGTGGTGATGGCAGTGCAATATAATTCTTTAATTGATCCTTTAGTTATTATGTTTACCTTACCCTTAGCTTTATCGGGAGGTATTTATGGATTATATTTCACTCAAACCCCTGTAGGTGCAACGGTGATTGTCGGTGCTGTGTTATTGGTGGGTATTGTGGTTAATAATGCCATTGTCATGGTAGAGTTGGCAAATCAACTATATGAAGAACAAAAAGCCGATCCTGCCATTTCCCAACCCAGTCGCCGTGACTGTATGATTCAGGCCGCCTCGCAACGGTTACGCCCAATTATGATGACTACCATCACCACCGTATTAGGGATGTATCCTTTGGCTTTAGGGGCAGGGGATGGGGGGGAATTTTTACAACCCTTGGGTATTGTGGTTTTTTGGGGTTTATCTTTGGCAACTTTGTTAACTTTATTCTTGATTCCCTGTTTATATATGTTGTTACATGAACCCCTTAACTTCTCTTTTGTGGGTTCTAAATCGCAATCTACACCGCAGGAGGAAGAGTCTAGGGCTTCTGAAGAAACTGTTTTAACTTAACCTGAGTTGGGAATTTGTCCGTATGGTGGGGCGTAGTATGCTATGTCCCTGTATGTTATAGGTTAAAGGTTTAATATCAAGTTCGGATAATTAGTTATAAATAACCTCAGTTCAGGATAATTAAATAATTGTCAATTATCCATTGTTAATTGTCCATTGCTTAGGGCGATCATATTTTGCCCGAACATAATTCCTTGTTGGGGTATATTGCGAAAAGTGCTGAGGGTTTTTAAAGGTTCATTGAGAGGGTTTACAGTGCCTGTTGTTTGATTTGTGGTGGTTATTTTACAACGGCTACAGGGTTTTACTATCTTAAATTTTATCTCACCAAGGGTAATGTTTTCCCATGTGTCTTCGATGAATGGGGTATCGGTTTCCATGACAATATTAGGGCGAAATCTATCCATGGATATTTGTTGCTGTTGGTGGGGGTATTTTTCTTCTAGTTTTTGATTGAGATAGGCTAATGAGGCGGTATTGGTGAGGAGATAGGGGAAGCCATCGGCAAAGCTGACGGGTTGATTTGATTGGGTGCTATGTTGGGGGTTAATGGCTCGAATGTTGTAGTCGTCTTGTTTGACTAGGCGACATCCTTTCATGGACAGAATTTCTTGAAACCACTGGGCGACTGCTTTTCCTTGATCAATGGCTAGGGTGCGATCGCCCCATACTTGTACTTCAACCATATTACCCTGATTTTGAGGAGTAAAAGTAATAGAATCCATGGATGAGTTATCAAAACTGAGGGTAATTTTTTCCCCGTCAATGGTTACTATAACTCTGGCTAGTTGGGGGTGTTGTCTTTGGGTGATAAATTTACCTGATTCATCAACGATCATGAAGGTGCGATCGTAATATAAACTATTGTTATAATCTGATAACCCCTTGTCGCCCACTTTTGCATGGGAAAGATGAATCCCTCGGCAAGATTTGATAGGATAAAAAATAAGTTCTTTTATCTTCATTTGTTACCCTCTTTTCATGTTCAAAAACTGGGTTAATTCAGGACGAAAAAGGAGTTTTACTAATCCCGTGGGGCCATTACGATGTTTTGCCACAATTACCTCCGCTACTCCTTGATCAACACTATCAGGGTGATAATATTCGTCACGATATAACATTAACACTAAATCCGCATCTTGTTCTATTGATCCCGACTCTCTCAAATCCGATAACATGGGGCGTTTGTTTGTGCGTTGCTCCACTGCCCTACTCAACTGAGATAGAGCAATTACAGGAGCGTTAATTTCCCTTGCTAAACCTTTGAGCGCCCTTGTCATTTTTGACAATTCCTGCACACGGTTATCACCCCCTCCCTGCATTAATTGCAGATAGTCTAATAATACCAGTCCTAATTGTCCTTTTTTTTCCGCTTGTAAACGTCTAACTTGCGATCGCATTTGCATCACCGTTAAATTAGCAGTATCATCAATATAGATGGGCAACTCCGCCAAAGTACCCATGGCACTCATCAAAGGCTCCATCTCTTGTTCCGTAATCCTGCCAGACTTGAGGCGGTTACTCTCTACCCTTGCTTCTCCCGACAACAGACGCATCGCCAATTGCTCCCTTGACATCTCCAAACTAAAGATTGCCACCGCTAAATTAGAATGTTTTGCCACATTAGAAGCGATATTAAGAGCAAAACTTGTATTATGAACACAAATATCATTGGCAACAAAATTATGGGTTTCGGGAATCGTTAAATCATAAACCTGTTTTTCACCCATGTATGTAATGGAAACA includes these proteins:
- the cruF gene encoding gamma-carotene 1'-hydroxylase CruF yields the protein MKQIVREKEGYFFIGHILAMFFGLAGLLLVLPHPEFVASLPPIGQSAFSWSMIGGGVVYMILGWATIALFAYRKLGLWHWLGFMIPALGISLISELLGTSTGFPFGDYHYLSGLGYKISGLVPFTIPLSWFYLGFCGYIITRVGLEKLSLPNFVKDLGAIVFGSLLLTSWDFVLDPAMSQTSMPFWLWDQPGAFFGMPYQNFVGWFGTGVVFMSVATIIWRFKPLDFNNIPLTIPVGVYIGNFTFAMVMSIGANFYIPVLLGIVTGILPLVIFVNLAHKSESGNSIALPFLSQ
- a CDS encoding efflux RND transporter permease subunit → MKSDLNNSHQGFSISGVAIRRHIGTIMLTLALMVIGVFFINNIAVDLLPSITYPRIGVRVSTNGIAPEVAVEEITRPLEEALSATEGLEQIYSRTREDSVSLDLFFRVGGNIDQALNDATASFNRARGRLPDNLDNTRLFKFDPSQLPVYEFAMTSKNLDVLDLRILAEDEIARELTIVPGVASVDVSGGVNEEVRIDIDLNRLQALGVNLNTVLSELDSANQDITGGRLLGENNEPLTRVAGKFSSADILDDLSFSSGENGRRVYLREFAQVVDGSEEQRVFVTLNGVPAVKVSVQKQPDANTIEVIENVKQRLEDLQRGTVLPDGIEFLPTLDESIFIENAIDNVIMAGLTGSGLAAIAVLLFLGSLRQTFIIVVSIPLATLAAIIMMRLSGFSLNVFSLGGLALGVGIVVDNSIVMLETLVGGTEEITKVPANKRIKKSSFWRNQIIDKSIQSASSVESALIASTSTNLVAVLPFLLIGGLLSLLFSELVLTISFAIAASIVVALTIVPMLTSRLLAVPWSSNIRKFFIIYWFNKTFDKINQRYQSTLGFLVNIRWIFVIVIFLSLGGISFNLAQQLPQEILPSINTGQVNVRVGFPTETTLATNRRVMGLVDEIIQAQPETEYVFTTAGGGLFAGNTSENVLRGSSDITLKPGTDVEEFAGRINREFAQMNLVDIRIRAFPGRVRGLNLNNSPVRADVDVVLQGNDQNILETAGARIVEVLDQEANLSDFTPDSDPRQPEVIIRPNLARLADFDLTIQDFTDSLRTSVSGVIPTQLQRGTRLVDINVQLDSDQVNSADDLQDIPIFTGDNRLIRLGEVATIETGSAPSEIRRINQRQVYIITGDLAEGANLGPALDEIDTIVDNIDLPQGIRILPSYARQSNDELQSSLPILAGLAGFLVFVVMAVQYNSLIDPLVIMFTLPLALSGGIYGLYFTQTPVGATVIVGAVLLVGIVVNNAIVMVELANQLYEEQKADPAISQPSRRDCMIQAASQRLRPIMMTTITTVLGMYPLALGAGDGGEFLQPLGIVVFWGLSLATLLTLFLIPCLYMLLHEPLNFSFVGSKSQSTPQEEESRASEETVLT
- a CDS encoding MOSC domain-containing protein, with product MKIKELIFYPIKSCRGIHLSHAKVGDKGLSDYNNSLYYDRTFMIVDESGKFITQRQHPQLARVIVTIDGEKITLSFDNSSMDSITFTPQNQGNMVEVQVWGDRTLAIDQGKAVAQWFQEILSMKGCRLVKQDDYNIRAINPQHSTQSNQPVSFADGFPYLLTNTASLAYLNQKLEEKYPHQQQQISMDRFRPNIVMETDTPFIEDTWENITLGEIKFKIVKPCSRCKITTTNQTTGTVNPLNEPLKTLSTFRNIPQQGIMFGQNMIALSNGQLTMDN